Genomic segment of Citrus sinensis cultivar Valencia sweet orange chromosome 7, DVS_A1.0, whole genome shotgun sequence:
AGATTCATTTGCGGTTCATCTTTGGAGCTCAAATAGTGTTGGCGTTTTGgcaattaaaaatcaatttccaatcaagaaacaaaagcaaagaCCATATACATatgtgtacatatatatatatatatatatatacacagtACTGAACGGGTAATGGTGGCAAGAGCTGCACATCGATGAAAGGGCTATGCTGTCTACAGTTGTGCACTTGGCTGAAATGGAAAAATTTGGGGATCAGGCTAAATTGAACTGAATCCGAGACTCTTGaaactcattttatttatattttttcattttgagtttGGTTCAGTTCGGTTTAATCTTAAAATTCGAACGGATTCAAAATTAGAAATAgaccagttttttttttttttttaatttcagtttgaGTAAACTCGACTGGGTTTGCCCGTTAAAACAAagggaaataataataataataataataagaaccCAAGCAATCCTTAATACACCCGGTCCTAACCTTAAGCTGTCACTTCCGTTTAGGCGTGTTGGCAACTTCTTATCGTTACTTGAGCTAATTTGCTTCTTCGTTCCATGCTTCCAACTGCTGTTGCTTCCTCTCTGCCTCCTTCTTCTTTCGCCGTTGTCAACTGCACAAGGTCAGGTTATACGTACGTGGCGCATGAATGGGACAGTTGTATTGTAATTTGTATAAAGTTTGTTTGTGTTTTGTAATTCAATTGAGGCAATAAACAATAGCTGatatttatattgtaatttgtatgatggttgtttgtatttttaaaaaagacttGTTCAGGAGGATGATGCTTGATAGTTGATTAATAGTATTTGTTTTTGACACAGTTAGTTGATTGGGATGTGATTtgagattttagaattttaggtTACTACCTAGTGATTTTTGGAATTGAGTTAGTTGTAATtcgaattaaaattaaactagaatTTAGACCCGAATTTTTAAATCGAACTAATTCAAAATACGAACATAAACCACACCGAACCGAATAATTGATTGAAACTCAAAAAGGAAGAGtaaaatttccttttaaaatgtGGTATGGACTTTGAATTGAAGAGCTAGcaaagcatatatatatatatatatatatatatatatatatatatatataactaacTCAAGGCTGACGCGGGAGACAACACACTCAACCGTTGGACTGGGAAAGAGCCTCCTCATTCCTCAACCTCTCCAGTTACCAAATCGAGCAGTCGCAGTCGCTCAATGCCGTCAAAGATTACAATACCAACAGCTATTATTCCTCTAAGTCTAAGATCACTTCCCGGCTTGCAATCGAAACCCATCTCCTCATTGCCATCGCCAACTCACGAACACATTGCCCGTCTCATTATAGACCAAAAGTCAGCCTCCCATGCTCTCCAAACCTTCAGATGGGCCACGAAAATCCCAAATTTCACCCATTCTCGATCCACCTATCGTGCTTTGATTCACAAGTTATGCACTTTCCGCCGCTTTGACACCGTCAAGGAACTGCTCGACGAAATGCCCCACTCAATTCAATCACCCCCTGATGAATCTATTTTCATCACAGTTATACGCGGTCTTGGGCGGGCCCGCATGATTAACGATGTTGTCAAAGCTACCGATTTGGTTTCAAGATTTAACATGACCccatctttgaaaattttcaattccatTCTTGATGTTCTTGTTAAGGAAGATATTGATTTGGCTAGAGCATTTTATAGGAAAAAGATGATGGCCAGTGGTGTTCAAGGTGATGATTATACTTATGCAATTTTGATGAAAGGTCTTTGCTTGACTAACAGAGTTGGTGATGGTTTTAAGCTTTTGCATGTGATGAAATCTCGTGGTGTAAAGCCAAGTTCTGTGATTTATAACACGTTGATTCACTTGCTTTGCAAGAATGGAAAAGTTGGGAGGGCAAGGAGTTTAATGAGTGATATGGAAGAGCCTAATGATGTAACTTTTAGTATTTTGATTTGTGCTTATTGCAAAGAAGAGAATTTGGTTAATGCTCTTGTGTTGCTTGAGAAGAGCTTTAGTTTTGGGTTTGTACCCGATGTTGTTACAATTACTAAGGTGTTGGAACTTCTATGCAGTGTAGGTCGAGTCATGGATGCTGTTGAGATTTTGGAGAGAGTGGAGAGCAAGGGAGGTGTGATTGATATTGTTGCATATAACACCTTGATTAAGGGCTTTTGTAGATTAGGGAAGGTGAAAGGCGGGTGTCGGTTTTTGAAAGAGATGGAGAGGAAGGGCTGCCTTCCCAATGCAGACACATACAATATCCTAATTTCCAGTTATTGTGAAACGGGTGTCTTAGATTCAGCCCTTGATGTGTTTAATGACATGAAAATTGATGGGATCAGTTGGAATTTTGTTACTTATGATACACTAATAAGGGGTTTGTGTTCAGGAGGGCGGATAGATGATGGGTTAAAGATTCTACAACTGATGGAGGATAGTAAGGAGGGTTCCAAGGGCCGTATTAGTCCATATAATAGCGTGTTATATGGTCTCTACAGAGAAAACCAACAGGATGAAGCACTTGAGTATCTAAAGCAAATGGAGAAGTTGTTCCCCAGAGCTGTTGATAGGAGCTTGAAGATATTAGGCTTTTGTGTGGATGGCAACGTGGAAGATGCAAAAAGGTGCTTTGATCAAATGATTGAGGAAGGGGGGGTTCCAAATGTTGTTATTTATGACTGCCTAATCCATGCATATTGCCAAGAAGAGCGAGTGCGCGAAGCATCTGAGCTAATGAAGGAGATGACCGGCCATGGTTATTTACCTATTGCATCAACATTCAATACTGTTTTAAGTGGGTTATGCAGGCAAGGCAATGTTGGGACTGCTTTGAAGCTCGTTGAGGAGGATATGCGTGGGATTGGGAGGGGTTCTTTACCTGGTAGTGGACATTACAGCCCTTTAATCAAGGCTCTTTGTGAGAAGGGTGGTTTTCAGAGTGCGTCAATGCTCCTTGTGCAAATGGTTGGCAAGGGCATCCTTCCTGATTATCTGACGTGGAATTCGTTGCTTATTTGTCTTAGTCAACAAACAACATGGTCAGTCAACATGTCCCATTTccctaaataaataattgcgATTGATTATAAAGACCTGAACCGTTGCTGCCGAAGGCTTCTCTTGCTCTTGCTGAATGAGATGGTGGTTCACGAGCTGTCGGCAAAAGAGAAAAGATGCAAATTGCGCATTTGGCCCACGGAGCTGGTTCGGTTTGGTTAGGTTTGCGCATACACGATACGACACATACATTCATAATCCATCGACGTGTGGAAGTTGGCCACGTCTTTTGCTCTTCAAGTTCACTAAAAGACGACGTTGACACTTGACGCACAACACGCTCATTATTCACGTGGTCCTCAAGCTGTAAAATACTAAAATCACAGGGGCCTTTTTGTACGCAAGTTGATCCATAAAGGTCTCTCCTGcactggaaaaataaataaaaaatctcaacctgCCCGCTATCCtacatctttttccaaatcaGGTGGACCCACAAAAGAAAGAtgtttaaatcaattttatgttAACTAATggttctttttaattttagtttcaaTATCACATCAATCTAAAGTCTAAACATAAGGATTTTGCTCCCTAAACATAAATCTTGAAAAACGAAGATAACAAATCTCATTTGGCATCTTGGATTTGGACACGCACCGTTACTTTTGATCCACTGCTCCTCCCAATTGTTTAGAGAAGAATCCGTGCGGGCCGTCACTTTCTAAGAAACAACTGTAGATCCCTGgatttcaacaaaattacaaataaaagaaataattttgcttttatcattagatttaatataaaatagaaaacTAACAACCTAATAAAGGTCCTAATCTAAACCTTCACCTGGGACTGCACAAAGTAAATGgcaaaatatattatctttgtttcagattttataaaatattagggACCCAGATGTTATTAACCCAACACGGATACGATAAAACCACCACCATTgacttcatcttcttcatctgTAATATGCCCATTTTCCTTCTTCATCTCTTATCTCACGAAAAGGTCATTTTTTCTCCTACAACTCACCTGAAAAGTGCTTAATATACCCAACCCATTTGATCACCTGAATCATTTCATTAGCCCCATCTAATTCTTCTGATACGTGATTTCAATTCTCAAACACAACAAACACAATAAGGAAGAAAACATGGGATTTGATGAAGAAGCAGGCTCATCTTCATACACACTGCCAGTGCCACCTTACCCAAGAGAAGACACCCCACTTCTAACCAAATCGAAGACTCTCTCTACACGATCCAAGACCTTTGCTAATGTCTTCATAGCCATAGTTGGTGCGGGGGTATTAGGCCTGCCTTACACCtttaagaaaactggatggatCATGGGCTCACTTATGCTCTTCTCTGTTGCAGCCTTGACTTACTACTGCATGATGCTTTTGGTTCACACTCGTCGCAAGCTTGAAACCATTCATGGCTTCtcaaaaatcaattcttttgGCGATCTTGGCTTTACCGTTTGTGGTTCAGTTGGTCGTGTAGCTGTCGATGCTAT
This window contains:
- the LOC102610118 gene encoding pentatricopeptide repeat-containing protein At2g17525, mitochondrial isoform X2; the protein is MPSKITIPTAIIPLSLRSLPGLQSKPISSLPSPTHEHIARLIIDQKSASHALQTFRWATKIPNFTHSRSTYRALIHKLCTFRRFDTVKELLDEMPHSIQSPPDESIFITVIRGLGRARMINDVVKATDLVSRFNMTPSLKIFNSILDVLVKEDIDLARAFYRKKMMASGVQGDDYTYAILMKGLCLTNRVGDGFKLLHVMKSRGVKPSSVIYNTLIHLLCKNGKVGRARSLMSDMEEPNDVTFSILICAYCKEENLVNALVLLEKSFSFGFVPDVVTITKVLELLCSVGRVMDAVEILERVESKGGVIDIVAYNTLIKGFCRLGKVKGGCRFLKEMERKGCLPNADTYNILISSYCETGGRIDDGLKILQLMEDSKEGSKGRISPYNSVLYGLYRENQQDEALEYLKQMEKLFPRAVDRSLKILGFCVDGNVEDAKRCFDQMIEEGGVPNVVIYDCLIHAYCQEERVREASELMKEMTGHGYLPIASTFNTVLSGLCRQGNVGTALKLVEEDMRGIGRGSLPGSGHYSPLIKALCEKGGFQSASMLLVQMVGKGILPDYLTWNSLLICLSQQTTWSVNMSHFPK
- the LOC102610118 gene encoding pentatricopeptide repeat-containing protein At2g17525, mitochondrial isoform X1, which produces MPSKITIPTAIIPLSLRSLPGLQSKPISSLPSPTHEHIARLIIDQKSASHALQTFRWATKIPNFTHSRSTYRALIHKLCTFRRFDTVKELLDEMPHSIQSPPDESIFITVIRGLGRARMINDVVKATDLVSRFNMTPSLKIFNSILDVLVKEDIDLARAFYRKKMMASGVQGDDYTYAILMKGLCLTNRVGDGFKLLHVMKSRGVKPSSVIYNTLIHLLCKNGKVGRARSLMSDMEEPNDVTFSILICAYCKEENLVNALVLLEKSFSFGFVPDVVTITKVLELLCSVGRVMDAVEILERVESKGGVIDIVAYNTLIKGFCRLGKVKGGCRFLKEMERKGCLPNADTYNILISSYCETGVLDSALDVFNDMKIDGISWNFVTYDTLIRGLCSGGRIDDGLKILQLMEDSKEGSKGRISPYNSVLYGLYRENQQDEALEYLKQMEKLFPRAVDRSLKILGFCVDGNVEDAKRCFDQMIEEGGVPNVVIYDCLIHAYCQEERVREASELMKEMTGHGYLPIASTFNTVLSGLCRQGNVGTALKLVEEDMRGIGRGSLPGSGHYSPLIKALCEKGGFQSASMLLVQMVGKGILPDYLTWNSLLICLSQQTTWSVNMSHFPK